One genomic segment of Oncorhynchus kisutch isolate 150728-3 linkage group LG15, Okis_V2, whole genome shotgun sequence includes these proteins:
- the LOC109906060 gene encoding neuromodulin-like yields the protein MLCCIRRTKPVEKNEEADQEIKQDEKKPEDKAHKAATKIQASFRGHILRKKMKDGEEDEEASPAVPEEEAKEVADGEEEKEDVPTAAEQAAEEKAPPGIKEEETSQAKSPISEKAANSPAPVANSPVAAAAASPTAAPSEPSKEEAKAEPGDTKEKPKEVDSNEVPVSAQNRSTDCAEKSVEGGAAQEESKQADVPAAPVSETADKEEPHQIQDKKDGAEESQPAEAPAEAVQEESKEDQAKV from the exons ATGCTGTGCTGCATAAGAAGAACAAAACCG GTCGAGAAGAATGAAGAGGCTGACCAGGAAATCAAGCAGGATGAGAAGAAACCAGAGGACAAAGCCCACAAAGCGGCCACCAAAATCCAGGCCAGCTTCCGTGGACACATACTCCGGAAAAAAATgaaagatggagaggaggatgaggaggccAGTCCAGCTGTCCCAGAGGAGGAGGCGAAGGAGGTGGcagatggagaagaggagaaggaggacgtCCCCACTGCGGCTGAGCAGGCTGCCGAGGAAAAAGCCCCCCCTGGGATTAAAGAGGAGGAGACGAGCCAAGCCAAAAGCCCCATCTCAGAAAAGGCAGCAAACTCTCCTGCCCCTGTCGCCAACTCTCCCGTAGCCGCAGCAGCAGCTTCTCCCACAGCGGCGCCTTCAGAGCCTTCCAAAGAGGAGGCCAAGGCGGAGCCCGGCGACACCAAGGAGAAGCCCAAAGAGGTGGACAGCAATGAGGTTCCAGTTTCTGCCCAAAACCGCTCTACTGATTGTGCTGAAAAGAGTGTGGAGGGTGGTGCTGCCCAGGAGGAGTCCAAACAAGCCGACGTGCCTGCTGCTCCTGTCAGTGAGACGGCTGATAAGGAGGAGCCTCACCAAATACAAGACAAAAAAG ATGGTGCCGAAGAATCCCAACCAGCTGAGGCTCCAGCAGAGGCAGTCCAGGAGGAGTCCAAGGAGGACCAAGCGAAAGTTTAA